Proteins co-encoded in one Acidobacteriota bacterium genomic window:
- a CDS encoding serine hydrolase: MKNNRLQYLFSFLLLFAFFTTTLPLAARAQTGSAAVAPASQYAKVLAEIELKVEARRSELGIPGMSLVIVKDDQIIYIKGLGYKDFEKKIVVTPDTQFAIGSATKAFTALSVLMTADEGKLSLDDSPKKLLPYFKMYDPETDKNLTIRDLLSHSSGLNRTDLAMITGKLSRAELIQVAAQAKPTAKLREKFQYQNIMFTAAGEIVTQAQKTPWEKFVPERIFKPLGMTNTTMLISEMAKAKDFSFGYDYNFDTKETIKRPFRSIDEVAPAGSINSSARDMAEWLRFVMNGGTVNGKRLVSEKNFAEWIKPQMKVSGTMDYGFGWFIQKWNGLTVVQHGGNIDGFNSMVAMIPEKKLGFVMLTNVSGSSLGGDLIPLIFSNILDGPKAEATGEKLSLKTMQFMAGKYRLAAANMDMEVKIVGEDMFLVVPGQPEYKLVRTAPRQFKMEGAPDGFAVKFTPETGDATEMFLQQPQGNFTLPRVGPDGNVVKSAAATTSTGKTTDLIGTYMTPAGIAAVEIKESEGKVTFNITGQQPYTLTDKSNGSYSLTPLPDTYSLKPKRDESGKVTSVVVTQPEGEFEFKRAGENSLPKITVDELHKKALDAAGGEANWRKLTTRVTEADIDLENQGVKAKVTSWSKAPNKAASETTFIALGKTIANGWDYFDGTTGEQIYSFSPAEKYTGKRLEDARLAADFYGPLDWTANYKRVAVTGTAKINGEDAFVVDFEPKAGTAFKEYYSTTTFLLLKRDGVEASSTSSQQIPYSITFSDYRVVDGIKLPFRTVTNSISNGDIVTVLTSVKHNVTIDDKIFGPQKK; the protein is encoded by the coding sequence ATGAAGAATAATCGTCTGCAGTATCTGTTTTCGTTCCTCCTCTTATTCGCGTTTTTCACGACCACGCTGCCGCTTGCCGCGCGGGCCCAAACCGGCTCTGCTGCGGTCGCTCCGGCGAGCCAATACGCCAAAGTTCTGGCCGAGATCGAATTAAAGGTCGAAGCCCGCCGCAGTGAACTTGGCATTCCCGGAATGTCGCTGGTCATCGTCAAGGACGACCAGATCATCTATATAAAGGGCTTAGGATACAAGGACTTTGAGAAAAAGATCGTAGTTACGCCGGACACGCAATTCGCGATCGGCTCGGCGACCAAGGCATTCACAGCCCTTTCGGTACTGATGACCGCCGACGAAGGTAAGCTCTCACTGGATGACTCGCCGAAGAAGCTGCTCCCGTACTTCAAGATGTACGACCCCGAGACCGACAAGAACCTCACGATACGTGATCTTTTGTCACATTCATCGGGCCTTAACCGCACTGACCTTGCGATGATCACTGGAAAGCTTAGCCGGGCCGAGCTCATACAGGTCGCCGCCCAGGCGAAGCCGACAGCCAAGCTCCGCGAGAAATTCCAATATCAGAACATTATGTTCACCGCCGCAGGCGAGATCGTCACGCAGGCGCAGAAAACACCTTGGGAAAAATTCGTTCCGGAGCGTATCTTCAAGCCGCTCGGTATGACTAACACCACGATGCTCATCAGCGAGATGGCGAAGGCAAAGGATTTCTCATTCGGCTACGACTATAATTTTGACACCAAAGAAACGATCAAGCGCCCATTCCGGTCGATCGACGAGGTCGCGCCGGCGGGCTCGATCAATTCGTCGGCTCGCGACATGGCGGAGTGGCTGCGGTTTGTAATGAATGGCGGCACCGTGAATGGCAAACGCCTCGTTTCGGAAAAAAACTTCGCTGAGTGGATAAAGCCGCAGATGAAAGTATCGGGCACGATGGATTACGGTTTTGGCTGGTTCATTCAGAAATGGAACGGCCTAACGGTCGTCCAGCACGGCGGCAACATCGACGGGTTCAACTCGATGGTTGCGATGATCCCGGAAAAAAAGCTAGGTTTCGTCATGCTGACCAACGTTTCGGGATCAAGCCTCGGCGGCGACCTCATCCCTTTGATCTTTTCGAACATCCTTGACGGCCCTAAGGCCGAGGCTACGGGTGAGAAACTTTCGCTCAAGACAATGCAATTCATGGCCGGCAAGTATCGCCTCGCTGCCGCAAATATGGATATGGAGGTCAAGATCGTCGGTGAAGATATGTTCCTGGTTGTACCCGGACAGCCGGAATACAAGCTTGTACGTACTGCTCCCCGGCAATTCAAGATGGAAGGTGCACCGGACGGATTTGCGGTGAAGTTCACCCCCGAGACCGGCGATGCGACCGAGATGTTCCTACAACAGCCGCAGGGCAACTTTACACTGCCTCGCGTCGGCCCTGACGGCAACGTCGTCAAATCGGCAGCCGCAACCACCAGTACGGGTAAAACAACCGATCTGATCGGGACATACATGACGCCCGCGGGCATCGCCGCGGTTGAGATAAAAGAATCGGAAGGTAAAGTTACCTTTAACATTACTGGCCAACAGCCGTACACATTAACCGATAAGAGCAACGGCTCGTATTCTCTCACTCCGCTTCCTGACACTTATTCACTCAAACCAAAACGTGACGAGTCCGGAAAGGTCACCAGCGTCGTCGTCACGCAGCCAGAGGGCGAATTCGAGTTCAAACGTGCCGGCGAAAATTCGCTGCCAAAGATCACCGTCGATGAACTCCATAAAAAGGCGCTCGACGCAGCTGGCGGCGAGGCGAATTGGAGAAAGCTTACAACACGGGTGACCGAGGCTGATATCGATCTCGAAAATCAGGGTGTAAAAGCCAAAGTCACCTCATGGTCAAAGGCCCCGAACAAGGCCGCGTCCGAAACGACATTCATCGCCCTCGGGAAGACGATCGCGAACGGGTGGGATTACTTTGACGGCACCACCGGCGAGCAGATATACAGTTTTTCGCCCGCTGAGAAATACACTGGAAAACGTCTTGAAGATGCGCGTTTGGCAGCAGATTTTTACGGCCCACTCGATTGGACCGCCAACTACAAACGCGTCGCGGTCACCGGCACAGCAAAGATCAACGGGGAAGATGCATTCGTTGTTGATTTTGAGCCAAAGGCGGGCACGGCATTCAAGGAGTATTACTCGACAACGACATTCCTCCTGCTGAAACGTGATGGCGTTGAGGCATCGAGCACCAGCTCGCAGCAGATACCGTACAGCATCACGTTCAGTGATTACCGCGTTGTCGACGGAATAAAGTTACCATTCCGAACAGTCACGAACTCTATCTCGAACGGTGACATCGTAACGGTACTAACGTCGGTCAAACATAATGTCACGATCGACGACAAGATCTTCGGTCCGCAGAAAAAATAA
- a CDS encoding YbbR-like domain-containing protein, with translation MSDVVQQKKPQKLFFRHILRKVFLEDWGLKLVALAITLALWLGVTGLSTPTKTRINVPLNLNVASDAQITNVPQQQVEIEISGDKRKVDQIARGELTAFLDLTEMKTGNWVVSLSPDTVFVPLPQGVKLVDVVPGRIGINLEAVEEKEIEVQPETFGEVAAGFEVYSSLPIPPRIRVRGPASVVRVLEYVQTDRIDISDKKADFTARQVAVSSPNAQAAILNTVVDVIFRIGERRIERTFTVPVFGEPGKTASFVVFGPKTPLQKAKTDEFKVEMYLDGTGELKPQVILPTELEDLSEVRKLKIN, from the coding sequence ATGAGTGACGTCGTACAACAAAAAAAGCCGCAAAAACTATTTTTCAGGCACATTCTCAGAAAGGTCTTTCTCGAGGATTGGGGCTTGAAGCTGGTTGCTCTTGCGATTACGCTGGCGCTTTGGCTTGGTGTTACGGGCTTGAGTACGCCAACCAAAACCCGCATTAACGTGCCCCTCAACCTCAATGTTGCGAGTGACGCTCAGATAACCAACGTACCGCAACAGCAGGTCGAGATCGAGATCAGCGGCGATAAACGCAAGGTCGATCAGATCGCGCGCGGCGAACTGACGGCATTTCTGGATCTGACCGAAATGAAAACCGGAAATTGGGTCGTTTCACTATCGCCGGATACGGTCTTTGTACCGTTGCCGCAAGGCGTCAAACTTGTGGATGTCGTGCCAGGCCGCATCGGAATAAATCTAGAAGCGGTGGAGGAAAAGGAGATAGAGGTCCAGCCCGAAACTTTCGGCGAAGTCGCTGCCGGATTTGAGGTGTACTCATCTTTGCCGATCCCGCCGAGGATACGCGTTCGCGGGCCGGCAAGTGTCGTGCGTGTTCTCGAATATGTCCAAACCGACCGTATAGATATTTCGGACAAAAAGGCTGATTTTACTGCACGTCAGGTAGCAGTTTCGTCGCCAAATGCTCAGGCAGCTATCCTCAATACGGTTGTTGATGTCATATTCCGGATCGGTGAACGCCGCATCGAACGTACGTTTACTGTTCCTGTCTTCGGTGAGCCTGGCAAGACGGCAAGCTTTGTAGTTTTTGGCCCAAAAACTCCGCTCCAGAAGGCAAAAACTGACGAGTTTAAGGTCGAAATGTACCTCGATGGCACGGGCGAACTAAAGCCACAAGTGATTCTGCCCACAGAACTTGAAGATCTGTCGGAAGTCCGAAAGCTCAAGATAAATTAA
- a CDS encoding TIGR00159 family protein — MQLENYIPTISNLRNVLDIALVFIIVYVVLKLFRGTRAVPTLVGIVILSLLYWISITQELATLEFVLRYAVGFIGIAIIVLFQSEIRQALMYFANRFRFPILKRQRGQFGGSVFDEIVLAVTTLATEKTGALIVIERNVGLRNFIDAGVQIDARISYDLLVSIFHPETPLHDGAVVIQNERIAAASVFLPLTKNPEISRELGTRHRAAIGITEGSDAISLVVSEETGLITYVEAGQVRRNIETTQLRKLLLDALDIPMVESRRDNPKAMAEVESDATVG; from the coding sequence ATGCAGCTTGAAAACTACATTCCGACGATCAGCAACCTGCGAAATGTCCTCGACATTGCGCTGGTTTTTATCATCGTTTATGTCGTTCTCAAGCTCTTCCGAGGGACGCGCGCCGTCCCGACACTGGTTGGAATCGTAATCCTTTCGCTGCTTTACTGGATCTCGATCACACAGGAACTTGCAACGCTGGAATTCGTTTTGCGGTATGCCGTCGGATTTATCGGGATCGCGATCATCGTTCTCTTTCAGTCCGAAATTAGACAGGCTCTAATGTATTTTGCCAATCGCTTTCGCTTTCCGATATTGAAACGGCAGCGAGGGCAATTTGGCGGGAGTGTTTTTGACGAGATAGTGCTTGCAGTGACAACCCTGGCGACCGAAAAAACCGGTGCGTTGATCGTTATTGAGCGTAATGTGGGGCTTCGCAACTTCATCGACGCGGGTGTGCAGATAGATGCGCGGATAAGTTACGATCTGCTGGTCTCGATCTTTCATCCGGAAACGCCGCTTCATGACGGCGCCGTTGTTATCCAGAACGAACGAATCGCTGCCGCTTCCGTCTTTCTGCCGCTGACCAAGAATCCCGAGATCTCACGCGAACTGGGAACGCGTCACCGTGCCGCGATCGGTATTACCGAAGGCTCTGATGCGATCTCGCTCGTCGTTTCGGAAGAAACCGGGCTCATCACTTATGTTGAGGCCGGTCAGGTTCGCCGAAATATCGAGACTACGCAGCTTCGCAAGCTTCTGCTTGATGCTCTCGACATTCCGATGGTCGAGTCACGCCGCGATAATCCTAAAGCCATGGCCGAAGTTGAGTCGGACGCTACAGTTGGATAA
- a CDS encoding rod shape-determining protein, giving the protein MLKISSLKRLVTDSMAIDLGTASTIIAVKGRGVVLDEPSLVAINETTDEIVAFGLEAAEMTGREGRDVNVRAPLIGGVVADFERTKKMLGYFVKKAKTGGSNISLQAVMSLVSDVTHVEQRALLHAAEEAHIGKVFMMEEGLAAAFGAGVLPSDKRASAVVDIGAGTTNIAIVAKGSVVHSTSERYGSHAINESIATHLRRHRGLQVGEETTELLKTTFASTFLPEDISKSMSVRGRDVTTGGPGAVEVTAGEIYPIVEGIVRRIALRVKDTLTELRPEVAADIYDRGVIITGGGALLEGIDQYLRSFINLPVTIAEEPRYATVNGLVKMFDDEKLLERVARNELSVLQNAEIPFEV; this is encoded by the coding sequence ATGCTTAAGATCTCATCGCTAAAGAGACTCGTAACGGATTCGATGGCCATCGACCTTGGAACGGCTAGTACTATCATAGCCGTCAAAGGCCGTGGTGTCGTTCTGGACGAACCAAGTCTCGTAGCCATAAACGAGACAACTGATGAGATAGTTGCCTTCGGCCTGGAAGCAGCCGAAATGACAGGGCGAGAAGGCCGCGACGTCAACGTCCGAGCACCTCTGATTGGCGGCGTCGTTGCCGATTTCGAACGAACCAAGAAAATGCTCGGTTACTTTGTCAAAAAGGCAAAGACGGGCGGCTCAAATATTTCGCTCCAAGCCGTCATGAGCCTGGTTTCGGATGTGACCCACGTTGAACAGCGTGCCCTTTTACACGCCGCAGAAGAAGCTCATATTGGTAAGGTCTTCATGATGGAAGAGGGCCTTGCCGCCGCGTTTGGCGCCGGTGTTTTGCCCTCCGACAAACGAGCATCGGCGGTTGTAGATATTGGAGCGGGAACAACAAACATAGCTATCGTGGCAAAGGGGTCAGTTGTTCATTCGACCTCTGAGCGCTATGGCAGCCATGCTATTAACGAGAGCATAGCGACACACCTGCGCCGTCATCGCGGACTGCAGGTTGGCGAGGAAACCACTGAACTTCTGAAAACGACTTTTGCATCGACCTTTCTTCCGGAAGATATCTCAAAATCAATGAGCGTCCGCGGACGCGACGTAACCACGGGCGGCCCCGGAGCTGTTGAGGTTACGGCGGGTGAGATCTATCCGATCGTCGAGGGTATTGTTCGACGGATCGCCCTGCGTGTTAAGGACACCCTTACCGAACTTCGGCCGGAGGTTGCGGCGGATATCTATGATCGCGGCGTCATCATAACCGGCGGCGGAGCGTTGCTTGAGGGCATAGATCAATATCTTCGCTCGTTCATCAATCTGCCGGTAACGATTGCCGAGGAACCCCGCTACGCAACTGTCAACGGCCTCGTAAAAATGTTCGACGACGAAAAACTGCTCGAACGCGTCGCCCGCAACGAACTCAGCGTACTGCAGAATGCCGAGATCCCATTCGAGGTATAA
- a CDS encoding FHA domain-containing protein, with translation MNARLTITEPTGRTFHTEIDLKTTFTIGRAKENDVVLNDRRVSRKHAFIFPENGSFKIVDGFIESGQLYRSVNHIFINGKLQLEHVLKDGDTILIGESRIDFQVMEIAVPEATYIDVPPTENVVFQRDDKPKTVNFDDAPLGHTQVQISVNEIIGRKSNLSLETAVATPAEIKELRRKAKILELLFEMSKTLGTVFELEEIFEKATDLIFRGTPADRVVALLAEEGKDGTIDGSKLYQIGAKTRDATFEKLTEKMAVSRTITNRVMTDRVAILSQDAKTDEQFHGAESIVSQGVRSTICAPLVTAANVHGVIYADRLDPFAAFSPDHLEMISALAALTAVTVETVKAHKRLAREEVARANYSRFMPEYVVKQLLENPDSFRLGGANQTITVLFADIRGFTAISERENPEDVVRLLNHYFTAMSEIIFEHGGTLDKYIGDGLMALFGAPTATPEDARNALNAAVAMQRELLTLKEELSEEGFSKISVGIGLHTGVATIGYIGSERRSEYTAIGDTVNLASRLESNTVGGQILISEATARAAGNVFPLLRREPLMVKNRQQPVDLYEVHWKL, from the coding sequence TTGAACGCCAGACTTACAATCACTGAACCGACCGGCCGAACCTTTCACACGGAGATCGACCTGAAAACGACCTTCACCATTGGCCGTGCCAAGGAGAATGACGTCGTCCTAAACGACCGCCGCGTCTCGCGTAAACATGCATTTATTTTCCCGGAAAACGGCAGCTTCAAAATAGTGGATGGCTTTATCGAAAGCGGCCAACTGTATCGCAGCGTTAATCACATTTTCATTAATGGAAAATTGCAGCTCGAGCACGTGCTGAAGGACGGAGATACGATCCTGATCGGCGAGAGTCGGATAGATTTTCAGGTGATGGAGATCGCCGTACCCGAAGCAACGTACATTGACGTTCCGCCGACTGAGAACGTCGTTTTCCAGCGTGATGATAAGCCAAAAACCGTAAATTTTGATGATGCTCCTCTCGGACACACGCAGGTTCAGATCTCAGTAAACGAGATCATCGGCCGAAAATCGAACTTGTCACTTGAAACGGCCGTCGCCACACCGGCTGAAATAAAGGAGCTGCGCCGAAAGGCAAAGATACTGGAACTCCTCTTCGAAATGAGCAAAACGCTCGGCACTGTCTTTGAGCTTGAGGAGATTTTTGAAAAAGCAACGGATCTGATCTTCCGCGGAACCCCGGCCGACCGCGTCGTAGCCTTGCTCGCGGAAGAGGGAAAAGACGGAACGATAGATGGCAGCAAGCTGTATCAGATCGGTGCAAAAACTCGTGACGCTACCTTTGAAAAACTTACCGAAAAGATGGCGGTAAGCCGGACCATCACAAATCGAGTAATGACCGACCGCGTGGCGATCCTCTCACAGGATGCAAAGACCGATGAGCAGTTTCACGGGGCCGAGTCCATTGTTTCACAGGGTGTGAGGTCGACCATCTGCGCACCGCTTGTTACAGCTGCTAACGTTCACGGCGTTATCTATGCTGACCGCCTCGATCCTTTTGCAGCATTTTCGCCTGATCACCTTGAGATGATCAGCGCCCTTGCTGCTTTGACGGCCGTCACTGTTGAGACGGTCAAGGCTCACAAACGATTGGCCCGCGAAGAGGTCGCCAGAGCGAACTACAGCCGGTTCATGCCCGAGTACGTAGTGAAGCAGCTGCTTGAAAATCCCGATTCGTTCCGTCTGGGCGGGGCAAATCAGACGATCACAGTTTTGTTCGCGGACATTCGAGGCTTTACCGCGATCTCGGAGCGAGAAAATCCGGAAGATGTTGTCCGGCTTTTGAATCATTATTTCACGGCAATGTCGGAAATAATTTTCGAACACGGCGGAACCCTCGATAAATACATTGGCGATGGCCTGATGGCACTTTTCGGCGCTCCGACAGCTACACCCGAGGATGCTCGAAACGCCCTAAATGCTGCGGTAGCAATGCAGCGTGAGCTTCTGACACTCAAGGAAGAGCTAAGCGAGGAAGGCTTTTCGAAGATCTCCGTCGGCATCGGCCTCCACACCGGTGTCGCCACGATCGGCTATATTGGCTCGGAGAGAAGGTCGGAGTATACGGCAATCGGTGACACCGTCAATCTTGCCTCTCGACTCGAATCGAATACCGTTGGCGGCCAGATACTCATTAGCGAGGCTACGGCACGAGCTGCTGGCAATGTCTTTCCTCTGCTGAGACGTGAACCTCTCATGGTAAAAAACAGGCAGCAGCCGGTTGATCTTTATGAGGTGCATTGGAAGCTTTAG
- a CDS encoding aminotransferase class V-fold PLP-dependent enzyme, producing MIYLDNNATTQPAPEVFEAMQPFLQGSYGNPSSAYSLASESKKVISGTREDVAKLLGASHPNEIVFTSGGTESDNWAILGALEADPGKDHIITTRVEHEAVRKLCLKLEQQNYRVTWLDVDEEGSLDLDELRSALCDETAVVSTMLANNETGILFPVREIGEIVKSRSDALFHVDGVNAVGKIPIGLNETPIDLFSLSAHKFHGPKGIGALYLRDGVKLPSMLIGGGQEGGRRAGTEAVHQIAGLGAAARSACDLTPMDEIRKLRDRLENEILQTIPNAWLNGTSDSAKRLPNTSNISFENTNGEMILHRLDENGICVSTGSACNSHDRTASPVLQAMNVPYSRAMGSIRFSLGRFNTADEVEKLLSVLPAIVAELRSISGND from the coding sequence ATGATCTATCTCGACAATAATGCTACGACACAGCCCGCACCTGAGGTTTTTGAGGCTATGCAGCCGTTTTTACAAGGCTCATATGGTAATCCGTCCTCGGCATATTCGCTCGCATCCGAGTCGAAGAAAGTAATATCAGGCACGCGGGAAGACGTCGCAAAGTTGCTCGGTGCAAGCCATCCGAACGAAATAGTTTTCACATCCGGCGGAACTGAGAGCGACAATTGGGCGATCCTCGGTGCTCTTGAGGCAGATCCGGGCAAAGACCACATAATTACGACCCGCGTTGAGCACGAAGCGGTACGGAAACTCTGCCTGAAGCTGGAACAACAGAACTACCGCGTGACCTGGCTCGATGTCGACGAAGAAGGCTCGCTCGATCTCGACGAATTGCGATCTGCGTTGTGCGATGAAACGGCCGTCGTTTCGACGATGCTCGCCAATAACGAAACCGGTATCTTATTTCCTGTCAGGGAGATAGGCGAGATCGTTAAGAGCCGTTCGGATGCCCTGTTTCATGTCGATGGCGTAAATGCGGTCGGCAAAATACCGATCGGCCTGAACGAGACACCGATCGATCTTTTCTCACTCTCAGCCCACAAATTCCACGGCCCGAAGGGCATCGGGGCGTTATATCTGCGCGATGGCGTCAAGCTGCCGTCAATGCTGATCGGCGGCGGACAGGAAGGCGGCCGGCGCGCGGGAACCGAGGCCGTTCACCAAATCGCCGGGCTCGGTGCGGCGGCTCGATCAGCGTGCGACCTGACGCCGATGGACGAGATCCGAAAGCTGCGTGATCGGTTAGAAAACGAGATCCTGCAAACTATTCCAAACGCTTGGCTTAACGGCACATCCGACTCGGCGAAACGCCTGCCGAACACCTCGAATATCTCTTTCGAAAATACCAACGGCGAGATGATCCTCCACCGCCTCGACGAAAATGGCATTTGCGTATCGACCGGTTCGGCCTGCAATTCACACGACCGCACGGCCTCGCCAGTCCTGCAGGCGATGAACGTCCCGTATTCACGGGCGATGGGCTCTATCCGCTTCTCGCTCGGGCGATTTAATACGGCCGATGAGGTCGAAAAATTGCTCTCGGTCCTGCCCGCGATCGTCGCCGAACTGAGATCGATCTCCGGGAATGATTAA
- a CDS encoding family 78 glycoside hydrolase catalytic domain: MSIKQSIFLFLLTPFVLLVGITDGQTKVAAKVVELKSEYLKNPVGIDVKRPRLSWQIVSSEHALIQTAYQIKVAKSEAALAGKETPVWDSGKVASSESNQVAYSGPEQRSGDRVFWQVKVWLSNGEVVSSSETSYWEMGLLQTSDWMANWIEPEQSADVSKPSPAPMLRRAFNVRGDVVRARAYVTSRGLYEFQLNGNRVSDHLFTPGWTSYNKRLQYQVYDLTDQLKKGDNAVGITLGDGWYRGIGYNNYRYGDRLALLMQIKITYRDGNEETIVTDKDWRSSTGPILMSKIYDGETYDARLERKGWSEPGFADASWTNVRLAEYPKVDLVASMGNPVRAIQEIKPVKVFKTPAGDTVADMGQNMVGWVKLKVKGPAGTNIDIRHAEVLDKDGNVYLANLRGAKQVVRYTLKGGEAETYEPHFTFQGFRYVAIRGYPGELTVDDLTGVVIHSDMQPTSEFETSNPLINQLQHNIIWGQKGNFLDVPTDCPQRDERMGWTGDAQMFAPTAEFNMDVSAFYTKWLRDMAVDQLESGSIPHVIPDILSRPNRPQAGSAAWADAAVVIPWTMYQSYGDKRILEEQYPSMKKWVEYERNRAGDDYVWDGDQHFGDWLAFATNRSDYPGATTGKDLIATAFFAHSTDLLRRTAQLLGKTEDEKAYGELLEKIKAAFLREYVSGSGRIGENTQTAYTLALQFDLLPENMRESAAERLAKDVRSFKHVTTGFVGTPYICNVLSRYGYWDEAFMLLNNEKYPSWLYPVKNGATTIWERWDGQKPDGSFQDPGMNSFNHYAYGAIGEWMYRNMAGIKIDESAPGYKHILIEPHPGGGFRKVSVSHESVYGKVRSAWEITGNAIELSVEVPVNTTATVRLPKAKLAFVELSGKPLSKQNGILDAKEEGSNSVVRVGSGSYKFSYQMD; this comes from the coding sequence ATGTCCATCAAACAATCCATTTTCCTTTTTTTGCTTACTCCATTCGTCTTACTGGTTGGCATCACTGACGGGCAAACAAAGGTTGCCGCTAAGGTCGTTGAACTGAAGAGCGAATACCTAAAGAATCCCGTCGGCATAGATGTAAAGCGTCCGCGGTTGAGCTGGCAGATCGTATCTTCCGAACACGCGCTCATTCAGACGGCTTATCAGATCAAGGTCGCAAAGAGTGAGGCCGCTCTTGCGGGGAAGGAAACGCCGGTGTGGGACTCGGGCAAGGTCGCTTCGAGCGAATCGAATCAGGTCGCATATAGCGGGCCGGAGCAGCGTTCGGGTGACCGAGTTTTTTGGCAGGTGAAGGTTTGGTTGAGTAACGGCGAGGTTGTGTCGTCGAGCGAGACTTCTTATTGGGAAATGGGGCTTTTGCAGACCTCCGATTGGATGGCGAATTGGATCGAGCCGGAGCAGTCGGCAGATGTTTCGAAGCCTTCGCCGGCACCGATGCTGCGGCGGGCGTTTAATGTTCGCGGCGATGTTGTGCGGGCACGGGCTTATGTGACGAGTCGCGGTTTATACGAGTTTCAGCTCAATGGAAACCGCGTGAGCGATCATCTTTTCACGCCGGGTTGGACGAGCTATAACAAGCGTCTGCAGTACCAGGTTTATGACCTGACCGACCAATTAAAAAAGGGCGATAATGCGGTCGGCATTACGCTTGGCGACGGATGGTATCGCGGGATCGGGTACAACAATTACCGCTACGGTGACCGGCTTGCATTGCTGATGCAGATAAAGATCACGTACCGCGACGGGAACGAAGAGACGATCGTCACCGACAAAGACTGGAGATCCTCGACCGGCCCGATCCTGATGTCAAAGATCTATGACGGCGAAACCTACGACGCGCGGCTTGAGAGAAAAGGCTGGTCCGAGCCGGGATTTGCTGATGCGTCGTGGACGAATGTTCGCCTTGCGGAATATCCAAAGGTCGATCTCGTCGCCTCAATGGGAAATCCGGTCCGGGCTATCCAGGAAATAAAGCCGGTCAAGGTCTTTAAGACACCGGCTGGCGATACCGTTGCCGATATGGGGCAGAACATGGTCGGCTGGGTAAAACTTAAAGTAAAAGGCCCGGCTGGAACAAACATCGATATCCGCCACGCCGAGGTGCTCGATAAAGACGGGAACGTGTATCTTGCGAACCTTCGCGGTGCAAAACAGGTCGTCCGGTACACCCTCAAGGGCGGCGAGGCGGAGACCTACGAGCCGCATTTCACCTTCCAGGGCTTTCGATACGTAGCGATCAGAGGTTATCCGGGCGAATTGACGGTGGATGATCTGACAGGAGTCGTTATCCACTCGGATATGCAGCCCACGAGCGAATTTGAGACCTCGAATCCGCTGATAAATCAGCTCCAGCACAACATCATTTGGGGCCAAAAGGGTAATTTCCTAGATGTCCCGACCGACTGCCCGCAGCGTGACGAACGAATGGGCTGGACCGGTGACGCGCAAATGTTTGCACCGACGGCCGAATTCAACATGGACGTTTCGGCGTTCTACACCAAATGGCTAAGGGACATGGCAGTCGATCAGCTCGAATCGGGCAGCATTCCGCACGTTATCCCGGATATTCTGAGCCGTCCGAACCGCCCTCAGGCCGGATCGGCCGCGTGGGCGGATGCAGCAGTGGTCATTCCATGGACGATGTACCAGAGCTACGGCGACAAACGCATTCTCGAGGAACAATACCCGAGCATGAAGAAATGGGTCGAATACGAGCGAAACCGGGCAGGCGATGACTACGTTTGGGATGGAGATCAGCACTTCGGCGACTGGCTGGCCTTCGCGACGAATCGGTCGGATTACCCCGGCGCGACAACGGGTAAGGATCTGATCGCAACAGCGTTCTTTGCACATTCGACCGATCTCCTCCGCCGAACGGCGCAACTTCTTGGCAAAACCGAAGACGAAAAGGCGTACGGCGAACTGCTCGAGAAAATAAAGGCCGCTTTTCTTCGCGAATATGTCAGCGGATCAGGCCGCATCGGCGAGAACACACAGACTGCCTACACGCTGGCTCTCCAATTCGACCTGCTGCCCGAGAACATGCGGGAAAGCGCGGCCGAAAGATTGGCTAAGGACGTTCGCAGTTTCAAACACGTCACGACCGGCTTCGTCGGCACGCCTTATATTTGCAATGTTCTCAGCCGCTACGGCTATTGGGACGAGGCGTTTATGCTGCTGAACAACGAAAAATACCCGTCATGGCTCTACCCGGTCAAAAACGGTGCGACCACGATCTGGGAACGCTGGGACGGCCAAAAACCGGATGGCTCGTTCCAGGATCCGGGCATGAACTCCTTCAATCACTACGCCTACGGAGCGATCGGCGAATGGATGTACCGGAACATGGCGGGAATCAAGATCGACGAATCTGCGCCCGGCTACAAACACATTCTGATCGAGCCGCATCCCGGAGGGGGATTTAGAAAAGTAAGTGTGAGCCACGAATCGGTTTACGGAAAGGTCAGATCGGCGTGGGAGATCACAGGAAATGCGATCGAGCTGTCGGTCGAGGTGCCGGTGAACACGACCGCAACTGTACGTTTGCCAAAGGCAAAGCTTGCTTTCGTCGAGTTAAGCGGAAAGCCTCTATCGAAACAAAACGGGATCCTGGACGCGAAAGAAGAGGGCTCTAACTCGGTCGTGAGGGTTGGCTCGGGATCTTACAAGTTTTCATATCAAATGGATTAA